A region of Mauremys mutica isolate MM-2020 ecotype Southern chromosome 2, ASM2049712v1, whole genome shotgun sequence DNA encodes the following proteins:
- the HACD1 gene encoding very-long-chain (3R)-3-hydroxyacyl-CoA dehydratase 1 isoform X1: protein MLSAAKVANRERFMFLSLQTTCDLRSPWRGREEPATPCEPLAGAAGARREDRWGERESAPAVSAASALPPPAPLLRRASPPGLGQTMASSEEDGAGSGSLEEKEKGRKRRLGALATAWLIGYNIAMTAGWLVLAIAMARFYMQKGTYKGLYKTIQKTLKFFQTFAVLEVVHCAVGIVRTSVLVTGVQVSSRIFMVWFITHSIKQIQNEESVILFLVVWTVTEITRYSFYTFNLLNHLPYFIKWARYNFFIILYPVGVAGELLTIHAALPYVKKTGIFSLRLPNKYNVSFDYYYFLIIVMASYIPLFPQLYFHMLWQRRKVLHGEVIVEKDD from the exons atgctcagtgcagccaaagtagcgaatCGGGAGCGGTTCATGTTTCTGTCGTTACAGACCACGTGTGACCTGAGGAGcccctggaggggaagggaggagccggCGACACCATGTGAGCCGCTGGCGGGGGCGGCAGGAGCCCGCCGTGAAGACAGATGGGGTGAGAGAGAGTCAGCTCCAGCTGTCAGCGCGGcttcagccctgcccccgcccgcgCCCCTCCTCCGCCGCGCGTCTCCCCCCGGCCTCGGGCAAACCATGGCGTCCAGCGAGGAGGACGGGGCCGGCAGCGGCtcgctggaggagaaggagaagggcaggaagaggcgcCTGGGCGCGTTGGCCACAGCTTGGCTCATCGGCTACAACATCGCCATGACCGCCGG GTGGCTGGTATTGGCTATTGCCATGGCACGGTTTTACATGCAGAAAGGAACATACAAAGGCTtatacaaaactattcaaaagACACTTAAATTTTTCCAGACATTTGCTGTGCTTGAG GTAGTCCACTGTGCAGTTG gaaTAGTTCGCACCTCTGTGCTTGTGACTGGGGTCCAAGTGAGTTCAAGAATCTTCATGGTGTGGTTTATAACACACAGTATAAAACAG ATCCAGAATGAGGAGAGCGTTATTCTTTTTCTGGTCGTTTGGACTGTGACAGAGATTACACGATATTCCTTCTACACATTCAACCTGCTCAACCATTTGCCATACTTCATTAAATGGGCCAG aTACAACTTTTTTATCATCTTGTATCCTGTTGGAGTTGCTGGTGAACTTCTAACTATTCATGCTGCATTACCTTATGTGAAGAAGACAGGCATCTTTTCACTGAGACTTCCCAACAAGTATAATGTCTCTTTTGACTACTACTACTTCCTTATTATTGTCATGGCCTCATATATACCAT
- the HACD1 gene encoding very-long-chain (3R)-3-hydroxyacyl-CoA dehydratase 1 isoform X3 has translation MLSAAKVANRERFMFLSLQTTCDLRSPWRGREEPATPCEPLAGAAGARREDRWGERESAPAVSAASALPPPAPLLRRASPPGLGQTMASSEEDGAGSGSLEEKEKGRKRRLGALATAWLIGYNIAMTAGWLVLAIAMARFYMQKGTYKGLYKTIQKTLKFFQTFAVLEKNSDLDKMLHVKLRFGFEAEEQGSPLCSCSHLCACDWGPSEFKNLHGVVYNTQYKTEIPGGFQPSGTEVYYQIHPLLKKINKSLVCNSSSQKVLFVKDPQPSSLHSWGFPLPQRI, from the exons atgctcagtgcagccaaagtagcgaatCGGGAGCGGTTCATGTTTCTGTCGTTACAGACCACGTGTGACCTGAGGAGcccctggaggggaagggaggagccggCGACACCATGTGAGCCGCTGGCGGGGGCGGCAGGAGCCCGCCGTGAAGACAGATGGGGTGAGAGAGAGTCAGCTCCAGCTGTCAGCGCGGcttcagccctgcccccgcccgcgCCCCTCCTCCGCCGCGCGTCTCCCCCCGGCCTCGGGCAAACCATGGCGTCCAGCGAGGAGGACGGGGCCGGCAGCGGCtcgctggaggagaaggagaagggcaggaagaggcgcCTGGGCGCGTTGGCCACAGCTTGGCTCATCGGCTACAACATCGCCATGACCGCCGG GTGGCTGGTATTGGCTATTGCCATGGCACGGTTTTACATGCAGAAAGGAACATACAAAGGCTtatacaaaactattcaaaagACACTTAAATTTTTCCAGACATTTGCTGTGCTTGAG AAAAATTCTGATCTGGATAAGATGTTGCATGTGAAACTGAGATTTGGTTTTGAAGCTGAAGAGCaag GTAGTCCACTGTGCAGTTG TTCGCACCTCTGTGCTTGTGACTGGGGTCCAAGTGAGTTCAAGAATCTTCATGGTGTGGTTTATAACACACAGTATAAAACAG AAATCCCAGGAGGTTTTCAGCCTTCAGGCACAGAAGTCTATTACCAAATTCATCcccttttaaagaaaataaataaatcacttgTGTGTAATTCTTCTTCTCAGAAGGTATTATTTGTAAAAGACCCCCAACCATCATCTTTGCACAGTTGGGGATTCCCCCTTCCCCAAAGGATCTGA
- the HACD1 gene encoding very-long-chain (3R)-3-hydroxyacyl-CoA dehydratase 1 isoform X2, with protein sequence MLSAAKVANRERFMFLSLQTTCDLRSPWRGREEPATPCEPLAGAAGARREDRWGERESAPAVSAASALPPPAPLLRRASPPGLGQTMASSEEDGAGSGSLEEKEKGRKRRLGALATAWLIGYNIAMTAGWLVLAIAMARFYMQKGTYKGLYKTIQKTLKFFQTFAVLEKNSDLDKMLHVKLRFGFEAEEQGSPLCSWNSSHLCACDWGPSEFKNLHGVVYNTQYKTEIPGGFQPSGTEVYYQIHPLLKKINKSLVCNSSSQKVLFVKDPQPSSLHSWGFPLPQRI encoded by the exons atgctcagtgcagccaaagtagcgaatCGGGAGCGGTTCATGTTTCTGTCGTTACAGACCACGTGTGACCTGAGGAGcccctggaggggaagggaggagccggCGACACCATGTGAGCCGCTGGCGGGGGCGGCAGGAGCCCGCCGTGAAGACAGATGGGGTGAGAGAGAGTCAGCTCCAGCTGTCAGCGCGGcttcagccctgcccccgcccgcgCCCCTCCTCCGCCGCGCGTCTCCCCCCGGCCTCGGGCAAACCATGGCGTCCAGCGAGGAGGACGGGGCCGGCAGCGGCtcgctggaggagaaggagaagggcaggaagaggcgcCTGGGCGCGTTGGCCACAGCTTGGCTCATCGGCTACAACATCGCCATGACCGCCGG GTGGCTGGTATTGGCTATTGCCATGGCACGGTTTTACATGCAGAAAGGAACATACAAAGGCTtatacaaaactattcaaaagACACTTAAATTTTTCCAGACATTTGCTGTGCTTGAG AAAAATTCTGATCTGGATAAGATGTTGCATGTGAAACTGAGATTTGGTTTTGAAGCTGAAGAGCaag GTAGTCCACTGTGCAGTTG gaaTAGTTCGCACCTCTGTGCTTGTGACTGGGGTCCAAGTGAGTTCAAGAATCTTCATGGTGTGGTTTATAACACACAGTATAAAACAG AAATCCCAGGAGGTTTTCAGCCTTCAGGCACAGAAGTCTATTACCAAATTCATCcccttttaaagaaaataaataaatcacttgTGTGTAATTCTTCTTCTCAGAAGGTATTATTTGTAAAAGACCCCCAACCATCATCTTTGCACAGTTGGGGATTCCCCCTTCCCCAAAGGATCTGA